The genomic region GGGTGGCTCGCGCGGCGGATCGGCGTGCTCGGCCCGAACGCGACGACGGAGCTCAACCGGTTCGTTGTCTATCTGGCGTTGCCTGCGCTGCTGTTCGACATCACGAGCCACGCGCATTGGAGCGATCTCTGGCAGCCGGGCTTCATCGCTGTATTTGGGATCAGCACGCTGCTGATCTTTACGGTGACGGTTGCCGCGCGTCTGCGATCGCCGCGGCATCTGGCCGATGCGGCGATCGATGGGCTCAATGCCGGATATGCGAATACGGCCTACATGGGCTTTCCGATCACGCTTGCAGTGCTCGGCCAGCAGGCGTTGGCGCCGACGACGATCGCGTCGATCATTACGGTCTGCGTGGTGTTCGCCATTGCGATCGTGCTGATCGAGGTGGGGCTGCAGAGCGAGGCGCGGGCTCTGCATCTCGCGCGCAAGGTCGGCCTGTCGTTGATGCGCAATCCGCTGCTGGTGGCGCCGGTGCTCGGCGCGCTTTTTCCGGCGAGCGGATTGACGGTTCCGGTACCCGTCGAAACGTTCCTGAAGATGCTCGGAGGCGCGGCGTCGCCGTGTGCATTGGTGGCGCTCGGCTTGTTCCTCGCCGCCAAGACCGAGCAGGAAGCCGACATAACGCGCTCGACCGCAATGCTCGTCGGATTGAAGCTTGTGCTGCATCCGATCATTGCGTGGGTCTTGGCGAGCATGGTCTTTCATCTGTCGCCGACGCTGACGCGGACCGTCGTTTTGCTCGCGGCGCTGCCGACGGGAACGGGGCCTTTTATGCTCGCGGAATTTTATGCGCGCGAGGCGGCCGTTACGTCGCGCGTGATTCTCGTTTCGACAATGATCTCTGTTCTAACTGTTTCAGCATATCTCGCGATGTCGGCTTGAAGCTCGCCCGCTGCCAGAAATCATTGAGTTTTTAACTTATTCGCAAATTGTTTCAGATCACAGAATTACCCCGAAGCTGGCTTACAAGCCGTTCAAGCGCGGTTCATTGATCAAAGATCAGAATTGCGCTTCGAGGGACGAAGGGGAACTTCGATCATGAAACGCATTTTTGGCGCGGCTGTTGCCGCAGTCGCGATGACGGGGCTGGTGGCTCCCGCACACGCCGGTGGTGGTGACTTTGCTGCCGGGCTTTTTGGTGGTCTCGCAGCCGGGGCTATCATCGGCTCGACGGCGCGGCCCTATTACTACGATCCGCCGCCGCCTCCGCCGCCTGCATACTACTACGGCGGTGGTTATGGCGGTCCGTGCCATTGGGAACGCGGCCGTCGCTACTGGGATGACTATGAGGGCAGGTGGCGCTGGTCGCGCGTCCGCGTCTGCGACTAGGTTTGTCATTTGAATAACGCCTCTCCCTTAGGGAGAGGCGGACGCGGAGCGTCGGTGAGGGCGCTTCGCGACGATGAGCCTTGGTCCACGCCCATCCCCCCACTTTGGCCCTCTCCCCAACCAAGGTGAGAGAGGAATAAAAAATCAAGCAGCTTCGAGGGTCGAGAGCAGGATGCTTTCGAACACGCGGCGGCCATCGGTGCCGCCGAGAGCGCTTTCGTAAAGACGCTCGGGGTGGGGCATCATGCCGAGCACGCGGCCGGTTTCGTTGGTGATGCCGGCGATGTTGCGCTGGGCGCCGTTCGGGCAGGTCTCGGCGCTGACGGTGCCCTCGCTATCGGAATAGCGGAACGCGACGCGGCCTTCGCCTTCGAGTCGGTCCAGCGTCTCGCTGTCGGCGAAATAGTTGCCTTCGCCGTGCGCGACCGGAACCTTGATGACTTCGTCCTTGCGGTAGCACTTCGTGAAGAACGAGGTGTCGTTCTCGACCTTCAGGAACACGTCGCGGCAGATGAAGTGCAGCGAGGCGTTGCGCAGAAGCGCGCCAGGAAGCAGGCCCGACTCGCACAGGATCTGGAAGCCGTTGCAGATGCCGATGACGGGCGTTCCGGCGTTGGCCTTGGCGACGACGTCTTTCATGATCGGCGAATGCGCCGCCATCGCGCCGCAGCGCAGGTAGTCGCCGTAGGAGAAGCCGCCCGGCAGCACGATGACGTCCGAGGAGGGCACGCTGGCATCGCCATGCCAGACCATCTTCGGCGCAAAGCCCGTAACCCGCGTGATCGCGGTTTCGACGTCGCGGTCGCAGTTGGAGCCGGGAAAGACGATGACGGAAGCGCGGAGCATCCTGGATAGCCTCGGTTGGCGATTTCGATCGCTGGCAGGTGTCGTTGATTGACAGGCTTCAAGTAATGCGACTCCGGCCGCAAGTCCACTTGCGGGGCTGTCACAGTCCTTGAGGCGTTTAAGGCCCGCCGAGCGGCGACTGCTCGCGCTTTTGCTTTTCTACTTCGGCGCGGGAGGCGTTGGTCAGCCGCGTGTCCTCGGCTTTCATCGCATCGACAAGGGCCATGTATTCGGCCTGATTGCCGTAGCCGCATTCCTTGCTTTGCGCCGTCCAGACGCCGGTGACCTGTTTTATGAACTTGCGCAGGACAACGGCGGGGTGGGCGGGTTGGCCCGGTTCGGTGAAGGTGATTTCGACGCGCCAGACGTCCGGGTTTTCAACCGTGACAACATTCGGATTGGCGGCTTCCTGTTTGGCGCCCGGCAGCCATGCGGACCAGTTGCGCAGCGCCTTGAAGCCCATTTGGCAATCGAGATCGGGTGCGGCCGCAGGCTGGGAGAGCGCCGGGCTGGACCCGAGCGCTGCGATGGCCAGCGCGATCCCGAGCGTTGCCCGCATCGTCAGCCGATTTCGTAGCTGTAGTTTTCGATGACCGTGTTGGCGAGCAGGTCCTTGCACATCTGCTCGACGAGGACTTTCGCCTTGGCAG from Hyphomicrobium sp. MC1 harbors:
- a CDS encoding AEC family transporter, with protein sequence MLSTLLIVLPIFALVLAGWLARRIGVLGPNATTELNRFVVYLALPALLFDITSHAHWSDLWQPGFIAVFGISTLLIFTVTVAARLRSPRHLADAAIDGLNAGYANTAYMGFPITLAVLGQQALAPTTIASIITVCVVFAIAIVLIEVGLQSEARALHLARKVGLSLMRNPLLVAPVLGALFPASGLTVPVPVETFLKMLGGAASPCALVALGLFLAAKTEQEADITRSTAMLVGLKLVLHPIIAWVLASMVFHLSPTLTRTVVLLAALPTGTGPFMLAEFYAREAAVTSRVILVSTMISVLTVSAYLAMSA
- the purQ gene encoding phosphoribosylformylglycinamidine synthase subunit PurQ → MLRASVIVFPGSNCDRDVETAITRVTGFAPKMVWHGDASVPSSDVIVLPGGFSYGDYLRCGAMAAHSPIMKDVVAKANAGTPVIGICNGFQILCESGLLPGALLRNASLHFICRDVFLKVENDTSFFTKCYRKDEVIKVPVAHGEGNYFADSETLDRLEGEGRVAFRYSDSEGTVSAETCPNGAQRNIAGITNETGRVLGMMPHPERLYESALGGTDGRRVFESILLSTLEAA